One Anabas testudineus chromosome 15, fAnaTes1.2, whole genome shotgun sequence genomic window carries:
- the LOC113158106 gene encoding heme-binding protein 2-like, whose product MSCFAESVKMKQLLSVLVALVLVLLCKGQDWTPPSFCNGQICPQFKVVEQNQDFEVRSYVATEWITTKIQSSANNDLMAAHKKLKEYCQTQKDAGYEINVNTWPALITKKEGSGLSMSWFLSPGTKKPADSDSVRVQSIPEITYYVRVFNGLPSMKSAEENAAALRKALVDAGKTFDPQNYTGAAYDSIMSVTHHNEIWIVPA is encoded by the exons ATGAGTTGCTTTGCAGAGTCTGTAAAGAtgaagcagctgctgtctgtgctTGTAGCTCTCGTCCTGGTGTTGTTGTGTAAAGGTCAAGACTGGACACCTCCGAGCTTTTGCAACGGTCAAATATGCCCTCAGTTCAAAGTGGTTGAACAAAACCAG GATTTTGAGGTGCGTTCGTATGTTGCCACTGAGTGGATCACCACCAAGATCCAGAGCTCTGCGAACAATGATCTTATGGCTGCACACAAAAAGCTGAAGGAATACTGCCAGACACAGAAAGACGCAG GTTATGAGATAAATGTTAACACTTGGCCTGCACTGATCACCAAAAAAGAAGGTTCTGGTTTGTCCATGTCCTGGTTCCTTTCTCCTGGCACAAAAAAGCCTGCAGACTCTGATTCAGTGAGAGTACAAAGCATACCTGAAATCACTTACTATGTCAG GGTCTTCAATGGTCTTCCTTCCATGAAAAGTGCTGAGGAGAACGCAGCTGCCCTTCGTAAGGCCTTGGTTGACGCTGGGAAAACCTTTGATCCTCAGAATTATACCGGAGCTGCCTATGACTCCATTATGTCTGTAACTCATCACAATGAGATCTGGATTGTTCCTGCTTGA